From one Lycium barbarum isolate Lr01 chromosome 6, ASM1917538v2, whole genome shotgun sequence genomic stretch:
- the LOC132644277 gene encoding uncharacterized protein LOC132644277: MCIVSDRHKGILNATTAVYLEIPHCFCIFHLWGNISDQFEKHKDQLHDVFCVVANACTIQKFEYFMTEISKFDERVPGYLHEIGYERWSMLHSKVKRSMVMTSNIAESINSSNKHARDMPIMRVMEFMTNLIQQWNYYSRKKAMKSSTALGKKYDKLIGVNLIATQKMTPFEIEIVMVKPATCKLYTVFEGVKRNIVCLEDGICSCGRFQMDEVPCPHALAVIKLNKLTPADYCSFYYRRNHILATYETPVYPIPNESTWVIPREVLENVVLPPK, encoded by the exons ATGTGTATAGTTTCAGACAGACACAAGGGAATCTTAAATGCCACAACAGCTGTATATCTAGAAATTCCACATTGCTTCTGTATATTTCACTTGTGGGGAAACATATCAGATCAATTCGAGAAACATAAGGACCAGTTGCATGATGTCTTCTGTGTTGTGGCTAATGCTTGCACCATTCAGAAATTTGAATACTTTATGACGGAAATATCTAAATTTGATGAGAGGGTGCCTGGTTACTTGCATGAAATTGGGTACGAAAGGTGGTCCATGTTACACTCAAAAGTGAAAAGATCGATGGTCATGACTTCAAATATTGCGGAGTCGATTAATTCATCAAACAAACATGCTAGAGACATGCCAATAATGCGTGTGATGGAGTTCATGACAAACTTGATACAACAATGGAACTACTATAGTCGGAAAAAAGCAATGAAATCGTCCACCGCGCTTGGCAAAAAGTATGACAAACTCATTGGGGTTAATCTGATCGCAACACAGAAAATGACG CCTTTTGAGATTGAGATAGTGATG GTAAAGCCTGCTACATGCAAGTTATACACTGTATTTGAAGGAGTAAAGCGAAACATTGTATGCCTTGAAGATGGAATATGTAGTTGTGGGCGATTCCAGATGGATGAAGTTCCATGTCCACATGCTTTGGCGGTTATAAAGCTCAATAAATTAACGCCAGCCGATTATTGCTCATTTTACTATAGAAGGAATCATATCCTTGCAACTTATGAAACTCCAGTATATCCTATTCCGAATGAGAGTACATGGGTGATCCCGAGAGAGGTGCTAGAGAATGTGGTCCTACCACCAAAATGA